One Edaphobacter flagellatus genomic region harbors:
- a CDS encoding molybdopterin-containing oxidoreductase family protein — protein sequence MSEERASTRTVHAVCSHDCPDSCGVLVTVDQLTGRATKIQGDPSHPVTRGFLCGKVAKYLDRVYSPDRLLYPMRRKPGIPKGPLPQGREAEAFERITWDQALDEIAARLTTIAAEYGPESILPYSYAGTIGQLGYGSMDRRFFYRLGASQLDRTICSSAGGAALLSVYGIRLGIAPEYFAHSGLVIAWGANIHGNNIHLWPFIEEARRHGARLIVVDPYKTRTAALADEHLAIHPGTDTALALAIMHVILRDGLEDSTYIDSCTHGFAELKAHVLRPEHSPAVVAGVTGIDATIIERFARAYATAGRNGSRPAAIRLNYGIQRSENGGTAARAVAMLPLLTGSWQYKGGGLQLSTSGTFPFKSARLQMPELMQASSLGRDARIINMNQLGEALTTDDAGVGGPPVKALFVYNSNPGAVAPNQNDVLRGMRREDLFTVVHEQFFTDTTDYADIVLPAATFLETKDVQGAYGHLYAQLSEQAIAPLGEARNNVRLFGELGRRMGFPEACFDDREDELIDQAIDTGAPWFAGITRTTLEREGHIRIAMPENANGDVLPFSTPEWFRTPSGRGELVPVPVFKAPTESRANAREYPLEFLPRKADNYMNSTFANIPVHQRMEAKTAGILEMHASDATSRGIQSGDEVEIFNARGVIRLRAHVNGHVGAGVVAARLDWNKLSPHGSNINALTSERLTDIGGGATFYSTLVEVRKAG from the coding sequence ATGAGCGAAGAACGGGCATCGACACGCACCGTGCACGCAGTTTGTTCGCACGATTGCCCTGACTCCTGCGGTGTGCTGGTTACCGTCGATCAGCTTACGGGCCGCGCCACAAAGATTCAGGGTGACCCGTCCCATCCGGTGACGCGCGGCTTCCTCTGCGGCAAGGTGGCGAAGTATCTCGACCGCGTCTATTCGCCCGATCGCCTGCTCTACCCCATGCGCCGCAAGCCCGGCATTCCCAAAGGGCCTCTGCCGCAGGGCCGTGAGGCAGAAGCCTTCGAGCGCATTACGTGGGATCAGGCGCTGGATGAGATTGCTGCCCGCCTCACGACGATCGCTGCCGAGTATGGCCCTGAGAGCATCCTGCCCTACAGCTACGCCGGTACGATCGGTCAGCTGGGCTATGGCTCGATGGATCGGCGCTTTTTCTACCGCCTCGGCGCCTCGCAGCTTGATCGCACTATCTGCTCCTCGGCTGGCGGTGCTGCGCTCTTAAGCGTCTATGGCATACGGCTTGGCATTGCGCCTGAATATTTTGCCCACTCAGGACTTGTCATTGCCTGGGGAGCGAATATCCATGGCAACAACATCCATCTGTGGCCCTTTATTGAAGAGGCCCGCCGCCATGGCGCCCGTCTGATCGTCGTCGATCCCTACAAGACGCGTACAGCCGCGCTTGCCGACGAGCATCTCGCAATTCATCCCGGAACAGACACTGCGCTTGCGCTGGCTATCATGCATGTCATCCTGCGCGATGGCCTCGAAGACAGTACATACATTGACAGTTGCACACACGGTTTTGCTGAGCTCAAAGCGCACGTGTTACGGCCGGAGCACTCTCCAGCGGTCGTTGCAGGCGTCACCGGTATCGATGCCACGATCATCGAGCGCTTCGCTCGCGCCTACGCTACTGCAGGGCGCAACGGCAGCCGTCCGGCAGCGATTCGCCTCAACTATGGCATCCAGCGCAGCGAAAACGGCGGCACTGCGGCGCGCGCAGTCGCAATGCTTCCTCTGCTGACCGGTTCGTGGCAGTACAAGGGAGGCGGGCTGCAACTCTCCACTTCGGGTACGTTCCCCTTTAAGAGCGCGAGACTGCAGATGCCTGAGCTGATGCAGGCCAGCTCGCTTGGCCGCGATGCACGCATCATCAACATGAACCAGCTCGGCGAAGCGCTGACGACCGATGATGCAGGAGTCGGCGGCCCGCCGGTGAAGGCGCTCTTTGTCTACAACTCCAACCCCGGAGCCGTCGCGCCTAACCAGAACGATGTATTGCGCGGCATGCGGCGTGAGGATCTTTTTACGGTCGTGCATGAGCAGTTCTTTACCGACACGACCGACTACGCCGATATTGTTCTTCCGGCAGCGACCTTTTTGGAGACGAAGGACGTGCAGGGCGCGTACGGGCATCTCTATGCGCAGCTTTCGGAGCAGGCTATCGCCCCGCTGGGCGAAGCACGCAATAACGTCCGGCTCTTCGGAGAGCTTGGCCGGCGCATGGGCTTCCCCGAAGCCTGCTTCGATGACCGCGAGGACGAGCTGATCGACCAGGCCATCGATACCGGAGCGCCGTGGTTTGCAGGTATCACCCGCACTACGCTCGAGCGTGAAGGTCACATTCGTATCGCCATGCCCGAGAATGCGAATGGCGATGTGTTGCCGTTCTCTACACCTGAATGGTTCAGGACGCCAAGCGGACGTGGGGAGCTTGTCCCAGTCCCTGTTTTCAAAGCGCCGACAGAGTCGCGTGCCAATGCGCGCGAATATCCTCTGGAGTTCCTGCCGCGCAAGGCCGATAACTACATGAACTCGACCTTCGCCAATATCCCCGTGCACCAGCGCATGGAGGCGAAGACAGCTGGCATTCTCGAGATGCATGCCTCTGACGCCACGTCTCGTGGTATTCAAAGCGGCGATGAGGTTGAGATCTTCAATGCGCGCGGCGTGATCCGGCTGCGCGCCCACGTCAATGGCCATGTGGGTGCAGGTGTCGTTGCTGCGCGCCTCGACTGGAACAAGCTCTCGCCCCATGGCTCGAATATCAATGCGCTTACGAGCGAGCGGCTTACGGATATCGGAGGTGGAGCCACCTTCTACTCCACCCTTGTCGAAGTTCGTAAAGCTGGATGA
- a CDS encoding threonine dehydratase, which yields MEKGLPTLEEIRRAAALVYQTMPATPQYTWPLLSERANAEVWVKHENHSPVGAFKIRGGLVYMDWLRRERPDVTTVVTATRGNHGQSIALAATRSAIRSVIVVPRGNSVEKNRAMQELGAELIEEGDDFQAALEHAVRLERENGWHWVPSYHRLLVTGVATASLEFLSAAPELDTVYVPIGMGSGISGMVAVRDALGLRTRVVGVVSSHAPAFALSYGAGRVVEHAVATRIADGVACRKPTEEALQVVLSGVDRVLQVSDDEVEAAMRAYFADTHNVAEGAGAVGLAGLLQDRKARPLGVGARVGTVLGGGNVDTDAFARVLAASA from the coding sequence ATGGAGAAAGGTCTTCCTACTCTTGAAGAGATACGGCGGGCGGCTGCGCTTGTCTACCAGACGATGCCCGCGACCCCGCAGTACACGTGGCCTCTGCTGAGCGAACGAGCTAATGCGGAAGTATGGGTCAAGCACGAGAACCACTCCCCCGTCGGAGCTTTCAAGATTCGTGGGGGTCTTGTCTATATGGACTGGCTTCGGCGCGAACGTCCTGACGTAACCACGGTCGTCACCGCGACCCGCGGCAATCATGGCCAGTCCATTGCCTTGGCTGCCACCCGAAGCGCCATCCGCTCCGTCATCGTGGTGCCGCGTGGCAATAGTGTCGAGAAGAATCGCGCCATGCAGGAGCTGGGGGCAGAGCTGATTGAAGAGGGCGACGATTTTCAGGCTGCGCTCGAGCATGCCGTCCGGCTGGAGCGCGAGAACGGCTGGCACTGGGTTCCCAGCTACCACCGCCTGCTGGTTACCGGAGTCGCCACGGCTTCATTGGAGTTCCTTTCCGCGGCCCCCGAGCTTGACACCGTCTACGTTCCCATTGGGATGGGCTCAGGCATCAGCGGCATGGTCGCCGTGCGGGATGCCCTCGGGCTCCGCACCCGCGTCGTAGGTGTCGTTTCGAGCCATGCTCCGGCCTTTGCCCTCTCCTACGGTGCGGGCCGAGTGGTGGAGCATGCCGTGGCCACCCGTATCGCCGATGGGGTCGCCTGCCGCAAGCCTACCGAAGAGGCTCTTCAGGTCGTTCTTTCCGGGGTCGACCGTGTCCTTCAGGTCTCCGACGACGAGGTCGAGGCAGCCATGCGCGCCTACTTCGCCGACACCCACAATGTAGCGGAAGGAGCCGGGGCTGTCGGTCTTGCCGGCCTGCTTCAGGATCGCAAGGCCCGGCCATTGGGGGTTGGAGCGCGTGTCGGCACTGTACTTGGCGGTGGCAACGTCGATACCGACGCCTTCGCCCGGGTGCTCGCGGCCTCCGCATAA